CCGCGCTGGGGCGCATCGACTACTGGTTCGTCACCGACGGCCGGCGGGTGCACAAGACCGTCCACCATTATTTGATGCGGTTTTTAGGCGGAGAGCTGTCCGACGAAGACCTCGAGGTAGCCGAGGTAGCCTGGGTGCCGATCCGGGAACTGCCGTCTCGACTGGCCTACGCCGACGAACGTCGACTAGCCGAGGTGGCCGACGAACTGATCGACAAGCTGCAGAGCGACGGCCCCGCCGCGCTTCCGCCGCTACCACCCAGCTCGCCTCGTCGACGGCCGCAAACGCATTCACGCGCTCGTCATGCCGATGACTCAGCACCGGGTCAGCACAACGGTCCCGGGCCGGGGCCGTGACCGCACTGCAACTCGGCTGGGCCGCTTTGGCGCGCGTCACCTCAGCGATCGGCGTCGTGGCCGGCCTCGGGATGGCGCTCACGGTACCGTCGGCGGCACCGCACGCGCTCGCAGGCGAGCCCAGCCCGACGCCTTTTGTCCAGGTCCGCATCGATCAGGTGACCCCGGACGTGGTGACCACTTCCAGCGAACCCCATGTCACCGTCAGCGGAACGGTGACCAATACCGGTGACCGCCCAGTCCGCGATGTGATGGTCCGGCTTGAGCACGCCGCCGCGGTCACGTCGTCAACGGCGTTACGCACCTCGCTCGACGGCGGCACCGACCAGTACCAGCCGGCCGCGGACTTCCTCACGGTCGCCCCCGAACTAGACCGCGGGCAAGAGGCCGGCTTTACCCTCTCGGCCCCGCTGCGCTCGCTGACCAGGCCGTCGTTGGCCGTCAACCAGCCCGGGATCTACCCGGTCCTGGTCAACGTCAATGGGACACCCGACTACGGTGCGCCTGCGCGGCTCGACAATGCGCGGTTCCTGTTGCCCGTGGTCGGAGTGCCACCCGACCAGGCCACCGACTTCGGCTCCGCTGTTGCACCAGAAACGACGGCGCCGGTCTGGATCACCATGCTGTGGCCGCTGGCCGACCGGCCCCGGTTGGCCCCCGGGGCACCCGGTGGCACCGTTCCCGTCCGGCTGGTCGACGACGACCTGGCAAACTCGCTGGCCAACGGCGGCCGGCTGGACATCCTCCTGTCGGCGGCCGAGTTCGCCACCAACCGGGAAGTCGACCCCGACGGCGCCGTCGGCCGAGCGCTGTGCCTGGCCATCGACCCAGATCTACTCATCACCGTCAATGCGATGACCGGCGGCTACGTCGTGTCCGACTCGCCCGACGGGGCCGCTCAACTACCGGGCACCCCGACCCACCCGGGCACCGGCCAGGCCGCCGCATCCAGCTGGCTGGATCGATTGCGGACGCTAGTCCACCGGACATGCGTGACGCCGCTGCCTTTTGCCCAAGCCGACCTGGATGCTTTGCAGCGGGTTAATGATCCGAGGCTGAGCGCGATCGCAACCATCAGCCCCGCCGACATCGTCGACCGCATCCTGGATGTCAGCTCCACCCGCGGCGCAACCGTGCTGCCCGACGGCCCGTTGACCGGCCGGGCGATCAACTTGCTCAGCACCCACGGCAACACGGTTGCCGTCGCGGCCGCCGATTTTAGCCCCGAGGAACAGCAGGGTTCGTCCCAGATCGGCTCCGCGCTCTTACCCGCTACCGCGCCCCGGCGGTTGTCCCCGCGGGTGGTAGCGGCGCCGTTTGATCCCGCGGTCGGGGCCGCGCTGGCCGCCGCGGGAACAAACCCGACCGTTCCTACCTATCTAGATCCCTCGTTGTTCGTTCGGATCGCGCATGAATCGATCACCGCGCGCCGCCAGGACGCCTTGGGCGCAATGCTGTGGCGCAGCTTGGAGCCGAATGCCGCGCCCCGTACCCAAATCCTGGTGCCGCCGGCGTCGTGGAGCCTGGCCAGCGACGACGCGCAGGTCATCCTGACCGCGCTGGCCACCGCCATCCGGTCTGGCCTGGCCGTGCCGCGACCACTACCGGCGGTGATCGCTGACGCCGCGGCCCGCACCGAGCCACCGGAACCCCCGGGCGCTTACAGCGCCGCTCGCGGCCGGTTCAATGACGACATCACCACGCAGATCGGCGGGCAGGTTGCCCGGCTATGGAAGCTGACCTCGGCGTTGACCATCGATGACCGCACCGGGCTGACCGGCGTGCAGTACACCGCACCACTACGCGAGGACATGTTGCGCGCGCTGAGCCAATCGCTACCACCCGATACCCGCAACGGGCTGGCCCAGCAGCGGCTGGCCGTCGTTGGAAAGACGATCGACGATCTTTTCGGCGCGGTGACCATCGTCAACCCGGGCGGCTCCTACACTCTGGCCACCGAGCACAGTCCGCTGCCGTTGGCGCTGCATAATGGCCTCGCCGTGCCAATCCGGGTCCGGCTACAGGTCGATGCTCCGCCCGGGATGACGGTGGCCGATGTCGGTCAGATCGAGCTACCGCCCGGGTACCTGCCGCTACGAGTACCAATCGAGGTGAACTTCACACAGCGGGTTGCCGTCGACGTGTCGCTGCGGACCCCCGACGGCGTCGCGCTGGGTGAACCGGTGCGGTTGTCGGTGCACTCCAACGCCTACGGCAAGGTGTTGTTCGCGATCACGCTATCCGCTGCGGCCGTGCTGGTAACGCTGGCGGGCCGGCGCCTTTGGCACCGGTTCCGTGGCCAGCCTGATCGCGCCGACCTGGATCGCCCCGACCTGCCTACCGGCAAACACGCCCCGCAGCGCCGTGCCGTAGCCAGTCGGGATGACGAAAAGCACCGGGTATGAGACCCTCCCCTGGAGAGGTGCCCACGGCATCGCAGAGGCAGCCCGAGCTGTCCGACGCGGCGCTGGTATCGCACTCCTGGGCAATGGCATTCGCGACGCTGATCAGCCGGATCACCGGCTTTGCCCGGATCGTGCTGCTGGCCGCGATCTTAGGTGCGGCGCTGGCCAGCTCGTTCTCGGTGGCCAACCAGCTGCCGAACCTGGTCGCCGCACTCGTGCTGGAGGCCACCTTCACCGCCATCTTCGTACCGGTGCTGGCCCGCGCCGAGCAGGACGACCCGGACGGCGGCGCGGCGTTCGTGCGCCGTTTGGTCACGTTGGCAACCACCCTGCTGCTGGGCGCCACCACGCTGTCGGTGCTGGCCGCGCCACTGCTTGTGCGGTTGATGCTGGGCACAAACCCACAGGTTAACGAGCCGCTGACCACGGCGTTCGCTTACCTGCTGCTACCGCAAGTCCTCGTCTACGGCCTCTCGTCGGTATTCATGGCGATCCTGAACACCCGCAATGTGTTCGGGCCGCCGGCCTGGGCGCCCGTCGTCAACAATGTCGTCGCCATCGCGACCCTAGCGGTGTATCTGGCGGTCCCCGGCGAGCTTTCAGTCGATCCGGTTCGGATGGGCAACGCCAAGCTGCTGGTGCTCGGCATCGGCACCACCGCAGGCGTGTTTGCACAGACCGCGGTGCTGCTGGTGGCCATCCGGCGCGAGCACATCAGCCTGCGCCCCCTGTGGGGAATCGATCAGCGGCTCAAGCGCTTTGGCGCGATGGCCGCCGCGATGGTGCTCTATGTGCTGATCAGCCAGCTCGGCCTGGTGGTCGGTAACCGGATCGCCAGCACGGCAGCGGCTTCCGGCCCCGCGATCTACAACTACACCTGGCTAGTGCTGATGTTGCCATTCGGCATGATCGGCGTGACGGTGCTGACCGTGGTGATGCCGCGGCTGAGCCGCAATGCCGCGGCCGACGATACCCCGGCCGTGCTCGCCGACCTGTCGCTAGCCACCAGGCTGACCATGATCACGCTGATCCCAACGGTGGCGTTCATGACGGTCGGCGGTCCGGCGATCGGTAGCGCGCTTTTTGCATACGGCAACTTCGGCGACGTTGATGCCGGGTACCTGGGGGCGGCGATCGCATTGTCGGCGTTCACGTTGATCCCCTATGCGTTAGTGCTGTTGCAGCTACGCGTGTTCTACGCCCGCGAGCAGCCGTGGACACCAATCACGATCATCGTGGTCATCACCGGCGTCAAGATCCTCGGCTCGCTGCTGGCGCCGCATATTACCGGTGATCCCCAGCTGGTCGCGGCCTATCTCGGGCTGGCTAACGGACTCGGATTTCTCGCCGGCACGATCGTCGGCTACTACATACTGCGTCGGGCCCTGCGGCCCGACGGCGGCCAGCTGATCGGCGTCGGCGAGGCGCGAACCGTCCTGGTGACCGTCGCCGCGTCGTTGCTTGCCGGACTGCTGGCACACGTGGCCGATCGGTTACTAGGGCTAAGCGAGCTGACGGCCCACGCGGGCAGCGTCGGTTCGCTGCTGCGGCTGTCGGTGCTGGCTCTCATCATGCTGCCAATTCTGGCTGCGGTCACCCTCTGCGCACGGGTGCCCGAGGCGCGGGCGGCGCTGGATGCCGTGCGAGCCCGAATCAGGAGCCGGCGCTTGAAGACCGGGCCTCAGACCCAGAATGTCTTGGATCAATCGTCTCGCCCCGGACCGGTCACGTACCCTGAGCGGAGGCGTTTGGCCCCGCCGCGGGGGAAAAGTGTGGTCCACGAGCCGATCCGGCGCAGGCCTCCGGAGCAGGTAGCCAGAGCCGGGAGAGCGAAAGGACCGGAGGTGATCGACCGCCCATCGGAGAACGCCTCGTTTGGTGCCGCGTCGGGTGCCGAGCTGCCGCGGCCCGTCGCCGACGAGCTTCAGCTCGACGCGCCAGCCGGCCGTGACCCCGGCCCCGTTTCCCGGCCGCACCCATCCGACCTGCAAAACGGCGATCTGCCCGCCGATGCGGCCCGTGGGCCGATTGCGTTCGACGCGCTCCGCGAACCGGACCGAGAATCGTCGGCCCCCCCAGATGATGTGCAGCTGGTTCCCGGCGCCCGCATCGCTAACGGCCGCTACCGCCTGCTGATCTTCCACGGGGGTGTACCACCCCTGCAGTTCTGGCAGGCGCTTGACACAGCGCTGGACCGCCAGGTGGCGCTGACCTTCGTCGACCCGCAGGGCGTCCTGCCCGACGACGTCCTCCAGGAGACCTTGTCCCGTACGTTGCGGCTCAGCCGGATCGACAAGCCCGGTGTCGCCCGAGTGCTTGACGTCGTGCACACCCGGGCCGGTGGTCTGGTAGTCGCGGAGTGGATCCGCGGCGGTTCGTTACAGGAAGTCGCCGACACCTCACCGTCGCCGGTTGGCGCCATCCGGGCGATGCAGTCCCTGGCCGCGGCCGCAGATGCTGCCCACCGCGCCGGTGTTGCGCTGTCGATCGACCATCCCAGCCGGGTGCGCGTGAGCATCGACGGCGACGTCGTGCTGGCCTACCCGGCGACCATGCCGGACGCCAACCCGCAAGACGACATCCGCGGCATCGGCGCCTCCCTGTACGCCCTGCTGGTCAACCGGTGGCCGCTGCCGGAGGCCGGCGTGCGCAGCGGGTTGGCACCCGCCGAGCGCGACACCGCTGGCCAGCCCATCGAACCCGCCGACATCGACCGTGACATCCCCTTCCAGATTTCCGCGGTGGCGGCCCGGTCGGTTCAAGGAGACGGCGGGATACGCAGCGCGTCAACGCTGTTGAATCTAATGCAGCAGGCGACCGCGGTGGCCGATCGCACCGAGGTGCTGGGACCGATCGACGAAGCACCGGTCTCCGCGGCCCCGCGCACATCCGCGCCCAACAGCGAAACCTACACCCGCCGCCGTCGCAACCTGCTGATCGGCATCGGCGCGGGTGCTGCCGTCCTCATGGTGGCCCTGCTGGTCTTGGCTTCGGTGTTGAGCCGGATATTCGGCGATGTCAGCGGCGGCCTCAACAAGGACGAACTGGGCCTCAACGCACCCACCGCGTCGACCTCGGCGGCCAGTTCGGCGCCGCCCGGCAGCGTCGTCAAACCCACCAAGGTCACGGTCTTCTCCCCCGACGGCGGCGCCGACAACCCCGGGGAGGCTGATTTGGCCATCGACGGCAATCCGGCCACTTCCTGGAAGACCGACATCTATACCGACCCCGTCCCGTTCCCTAGCTTCAAGAACGGAGTCGGTTTGATGTTGCAGCTGCCCCAGGCCACGGTGGTCGGCACCGTCGCCATCGACGTGGCCAGCACCGGCACCAAGGTGGAGATCCGCTCGGCATCCACGCCGACGCCGGCAACGCTGGAGGATACCGCCGTGTTGACTTCGGCCACCGCGCTGCGGCCCGGCCACAACACCATCTCGGTCGAGGCGGCCGCGCCCACCTCGAATCTGCTGGTGTGGATCTCTACCTTGGGAACCACCGACGGAAAGAGTCAAGCCGACATCTCGGAGATCACGATTTACGCCGCGTCCTGACCGGGCCGGGCACGGCCAGCCAGGGTGAAGTGCTATGCCGCCACCGATTGGTTACTGTCCGGCCGTGGGTTTCGGGGGCCGTCACGAGCGCAGCGACGCCGAGCTGCTGGCCGCCCATGTCGCCGGCGACCGGTACGCCTTCGATCAGTTGTTCCGCCGTCATCACCGCCAGCTACACCGGCTCGCGCGGCTCACCAGCCGGACCTCCGAGGACGCCGACGATGCGCTGCAAGACGCGATGCTGTCAGCGCACCGCGGCGCCGGCTCGTTCCGGTACGATGCCGCCGTCAGCAGTTGGTTGCACCGCATCGTGGTCAACGCTTGCCTGGACCGGCTGCGTCGGGCCAAAGCCCATCCGACCGCCCCTCTAGAAGATGTCTATCCGGTCGCGGACCGGACCGCGCAGGTCGAGACCGCGATCGCGGTGCAGCGGGCACTGATGCGGCTGCCCGTCGAGCAGCGGGCCGCGGTGGTCGCCGTGGACATGCAGGGCTATTCGATCGCCGACACCCGCCCGGATGCTGGGCGTGGCCGAGGGCACCGTCAAGAGCCGCTGCGCCCGGGCGCGGGCCCGCCTAGCGCGGCTGCTGGGCTATCTCAACACCGGGGTGAACATCCGGCGCTGACCCCGTTGCCGGTCCGTCGTAGCATCGATCCACGGGCTCGCCGCTACCCCACATCTGGCTATTGCCACCGGGCATGACGGACACTGGGGCCGATGAGTGCAGCCGACAAGGATCCAGACAAACATAGCGCCGATGCGGACCCGCCGCTGACCGTTGAGCTGCTGGCCGACCTGCAAGCAGGTCTGCTGGACGACGCAACCGCCGCCCGCATCCGCAGCCGGGTCCGCTCAGACCCGCAGGCTCAGCAAATCCTGCGCGCGTTGAACCGGGTACGCCGCGATGTCGCCGCGATGGGTGCCGACCCCGCTTGGGGGCCAGCTGCTCGCCCAGCGGTCGTCGACAGCATTTCGGCGGCCTTACGGTCGGCGCGCCCGAACAGCTCACCCGGCGCCGCTCACGCCGCCCGTCCGCACGTCCACCCCGTCCGAATGATCGCCGGCGCGGCCGGATTGTGCGCCGTGGCCACAGCGATCGGTGTCGGCGCCGTGGTCGATGCACCGCCACCCGCACCGAGTGCACCGACAACCGCGCAGCACATCACGGTGTCAAAACCTGCCCCGGTGATTCCGCTGTCTCGGCCGCAGGTTCTCGACCTGCTTCACCACACCCCGGACTATGGCCCACCCGGAGGCCCGCTGGGCGATCCGTCCCGGCGTACGTCCTGCCTGAGCGGCCTCGGCTATCCGGCGTCCACGCCGGTGCTGGGCGCGCAGCCGATCGATATCGACGCTCGGCCCGCCGTACTGCTGGTGATACCCGCGGACACGCCCGACAAACTGGCCGTTTTTGCGGTCGCGCCGCACTGCAGCGCCGCCGATACCGGGTTGTTGGCTAGCACCGTGGTCCCCCGCGCATGATGGGTCTGGGTGCTGTCGCTCGCCTGCGGGAACAGCAGTGCCTACGCTGGCGTTCGTTGTCTCAAGATCTGCCCTCGCACTCGAAAGGCTCGCATGACCGCCCCGCCTGTCCATGACCGCGCACACCACCCCGTTCGCGACGTGATCGTTATCGGCTCCGGTCCCGCGGGGTACACTGCGGCGCTCTACGCCGCCCGTGCCCAGCTGGCGCCGCTGGTCTTCGAGGGCACGTCTTTCGGCGGCGCGCTGATGACCACCACCGACGTGGAGAACTACCCGGGATTTCGCAACGGCATCACCGGTCCAGAGTTGATGGATGAGATGCGGGAACAGGCGCTGCGATTCGGCGCGGACCTGCGTATGGAAGACGTCGAGTCGGTATCACTTCACGGGCCGCTGAAATCGGTCGTCACCGCCGACGGACAGACCCACCGGGCCCGAGCCGTGATCCTGGCAATGGGCGCAGCGGCACGCTATCTGCAGGTGCCCGGCGAACAGGAATTGCTCGGGCGCGGGGTGAGCTCGTGCGCCACCTGCGACGGATTCTTCTTCCGCGATCAGGACATCGCCGTCATCGGCGGCGGTGACTCG
Above is a window of Mycobacterium tuberculosis H37Rv DNA encoding:
- a CDS encoding peptidoglycan biosynthesis protein yields the protein MRPSPGEVPTASQRQPELSDAALVSHSWAMAFATLISRITGFARIVLLAAILGAALASSFSVANQLPNLVAALVLEATFTAIFVPVLARAEQDDPDGGAAFVRRLVTLATTLLLGATTLSVLAAPLLVRLMLGTNPQVNEPLTTAFAYLLLPQVLVYGLSSVFMAILNTRNVFGPPAWAPVVNNVVAIATLAVYLAVPGELSVDPVRMGNAKLLVLGIGTTAGVFAQTAVLLVAIRREHISLRPLWGIDQRLKRFGAMAAAMVLYVLISQLGLVVGNRIASTAAASGPAIYNYTWLVLMLPFGMIGVTVLTVVMPRLSRNAAADDTPAVLADLSLATRLTMITLIPTVAFMTVGGPAIGSALFAYGNFGDVDAGYLGAAIALSAFTLIPYALVLLQLRVFYAREQPWTPITIIVVITGVKILGSLLAPHITGDPQLVAAYLGLANGLGFLAGTIVGYYILRRALRPDGGQLIGVGEARTVLVTVAASLLAGLLAHVADRLLGLSELTAHAGSVGSLLRLSVLALIMLPILAAVTLCARVPEARAALDAVRARIRSRRLKTGPQTQNVLDQSSRPGPVTYPERRRLAPPRGKSVVHEPIRRRPPEQVARAGRAKGPEVIDRPSENASFGAASGAELPRPVADELQLDAPAGRDPGPVSRPHPSDLQNGDLPADAARGPIAFDALREPDRESSAPPDDVQLVPGARIANGRYRLLIFHGGVPPLQFWQALDTALDRQVALTFVDPQGVLPDDVLQETLSRTLRLSRIDKPGVARVLDVVHTRAGGLVVAEWIRGGSLQEVADTSPSPVGAIRAMQSLAAAADAAHRAGVALSIDHPSRVRVSIDGDVVLAYPATMPDANPQDDIRGIGASLYALLVNRWPLPEAGVRSGLAPAERDTAGQPIEPADIDRDIPFQISAVAARSVQGDGGIRSASTLLNLMQQATAVADRTEVLGPIDEAPVSAAPRTSAPNSETYTRRRRNLLIGIGAGAAVLMVALLVLASVLSRIFGDVSGGLNKDELGLNAPTASTSAASSAPPGSVVKPTKVTVFSPDGGADNPGEADLAIDGNPATSWKTDIYTDPVPFPSFKNGVGLMLQLPQATVVGTVAIDVASTGTKVEIRSASTPTPATLEDTAVLTSATALRPGHNTISVEAAAPTSNLLVWISTLGTTDGKSQADISEITIYAAS
- a CDS encoding anti-sigma-M factor RsmA, with translation MSAADKDPDKHSADADPPLTVELLADLQAGLLDDATAARIRSRVRSDPQAQQILRALNRVRRDVAAMGADPAWGPAARPAVVDSISAALRSARPNSSPGAAHAARPHVHPVRMIAGAAGLCAVATAIGVGAVVDAPPPAPSAPTTAQHITVSKPAPVIPLSRPQVLDLLHHTPDYGPPGGPLGDPSRRTSCLSGLGYPASTPVLGAQPIDIDARPAVLLVIPADTPDKLAVFAVAPHCSAADTGLLASTVVPRA
- the sigM gene encoding ECF RNA polymerase sigma factor SigM, coding for MPPPIGYCPAVGFGGRHERSDAELLAAHVAGDRYAFDQLFRRHHRQLHRLARLTSRTSEDADDALQDAMLSAHRGAGSFRYDAAVSSWLHRIVVNACLDRLRRAKAHPTAPLEDVYPVADRTAQVETAIAVQRALMRLPVEQRAAVVAVDMQGYSIADTRPDAGRGRGHRQEPLRPGAGPPSAAAGLSQHRGEHPALTPLPVRRSIDPRARRYPTSGYCHRA